The following proteins come from a genomic window of Elusimicrobiota bacterium:
- a CDS encoding EAL domain-containing protein, giving the protein MNLDTFIQERGLRVVLKPLVSIKQKASVGHEARLRGPEGFRADAVRLEIARAGETVGFDRWFRRESLNAFKAAGAPGLLLLGFETSVLDQGVAGSGHVGQLVAEMSLDPSHIVLAIRESKVEDAAALKDFVARYRAQGFLIALRELGEGHSNLKRLTLTRPDMIKVSAGLGADLDKTFVAREIVKSLAALSRKIGALIVAEGVVTEDQALAALDIGVDMLQGPFFGEEPGEIAGRIEALAARHKTTSVDKSKTAQRRARETEGLLSAGLRALGGARPEEFDAILERVIRESPAVECLFAVNPAGAQVSETHVRPGVAFKRSALFHPARPGADHSMKEYVYLLMDGFMNRFRTDPYVSLASGNPCVTLSGVFRDAGNNNHILCMDVPWD; this is encoded by the coding sequence ATGAATCTCGATACGTTCATTCAGGAACGCGGTCTCCGCGTTGTCCTTAAGCCCCTGGTGTCCATCAAACAGAAGGCCTCGGTGGGGCACGAGGCCCGACTGCGGGGTCCCGAGGGTTTCCGCGCCGACGCCGTCCGTCTGGAGATCGCCCGCGCCGGGGAAACCGTCGGCTTCGACCGCTGGTTCCGCCGGGAGTCCCTGAACGCCTTCAAGGCGGCGGGCGCGCCGGGTTTGTTGTTGTTGGGCTTTGAAACCTCGGTGCTGGACCAGGGGGTGGCGGGGTCCGGCCACGTCGGCCAGCTCGTTGCCGAGATGTCCCTCGACCCGTCCCACATCGTCCTCGCCATTCGGGAATCAAAAGTGGAGGACGCGGCCGCATTGAAGGATTTCGTGGCGCGCTACCGGGCCCAGGGATTTTTAATCGCCCTGCGGGAGCTGGGCGAAGGCCATTCCAATTTGAAGCGTCTGACCCTCACGCGCCCCGACATGATCAAGGTGAGCGCGGGCTTGGGCGCCGACCTCGACAAAACCTTCGTCGCCCGGGAAATCGTCAAGTCCCTGGCCGCCCTGTCCCGAAAAATCGGGGCTCTGATCGTGGCCGAAGGGGTTGTGACCGAGGACCAAGCCCTCGCCGCTCTGGACATCGGCGTGGACATGCTGCAGGGGCCGTTTTTTGGGGAGGAGCCCGGGGAAATCGCCGGACGCATCGAGGCCCTGGCGGCCCGCCACAAAACGACGTCCGTGGATAAATCCAAAACCGCGCAACGGCGCGCGCGCGAAACCGAGGGCCTGCTCTCGGCCGGTTTGCGGGCCCTGGGCGGCGCGCGGCCGGAGGAATTCGACGCGATTTTGGAACGGGTGATCCGGGAAAGTCCGGCGGTGGAATGCTTGTTCGCGGTCAACCCCGCCGGCGCCCAGGTTTCGGAGACCCATGTCCGGCCCGGGGTCGCGTTCAAACGGAGCGCCCTGTTCCACCCGGCCCGGCCGGGGGCGGATCACTCCATGAAGGAATACGTTTATTTGCTGATGGACGGTTTCATGAACCGCTTTCGGACGGACCCCTATGTCTCACTGGCCTCGGGAAACCCCTGTGTCACCCTCTCCGGGGTTTTCCGCGACGCGGGGAACAACAACCACATTCTCTGCATGGACGTCCCCTGGGATTAG
- the rsmA gene encoding ribosomal RNA small subunit methyltransferase A: protein MRSKWGQNFLVSPGVCRRIVDALNPDPAARVFEVGPGKGALTEHLLPRVGDLTVVELDTHLADTLKARWGYHAHFHVANRDFLEWDFPSNSIGPVQFIGNLPYSAAAAIVQKVLTWDGWDRAVFMVQKEVAERMIAAPGGKNWGLLALSVQSRARGRVLFHVPAGAFRPAPRVVSTVVELTRSVPAPVARREPFFRVARAAFGQRRKNLLNSLSHGLGADKPAIAAVLAAAGLSPTQRPETVDLEGFKRLTDLLIPGDVHAENVVVVPRVAENPGEGDTGVSRGQ, encoded by the coding sequence ATGAGATCGAAATGGGGCCAAAATTTTTTGGTGAGTCCGGGCGTCTGCCGACGCATCGTGGACGCGTTGAACCCCGATCCCGCCGCCCGCGTGTTCGAAGTCGGCCCGGGAAAGGGCGCCTTGACGGAGCACCTGTTGCCGCGGGTCGGGGACCTGACGGTCGTCGAATTGGACACCCACCTGGCGGACACCTTGAAAGCCCGCTGGGGCTACCACGCCCATTTCCATGTGGCGAACCGGGATTTTTTGGAATGGGATTTCCCGTCGAATTCCATCGGGCCGGTCCAATTCATCGGGAACCTGCCCTATTCGGCGGCGGCCGCCATCGTCCAAAAAGTGTTGACCTGGGACGGCTGGGACCGGGCCGTGTTTATGGTGCAAAAAGAGGTGGCCGAGCGCATGATCGCCGCCCCGGGCGGAAAAAACTGGGGCCTGTTGGCTCTGTCGGTGCAGTCCCGGGCGCGGGGGCGCGTGTTGTTCCATGTCCCGGCGGGGGCCTTTCGGCCCGCGCCCCGCGTCGTTTCGACGGTGGTCGAGTTGACCCGGTCCGTTCCGGCCCCGGTGGCGCGGAGGGAGCCCTTTTTTCGGGTGGCGCGGGCGGCCTTCGGGCAGCGGCGAAAAAATTTGTTGAACAGTTTGTCCCACGGGTTGGGGGCCGACAAGCCGGCCATCGCCGCGGTCCTCGCGGCGGCGGGGTTGTCGCCGACCCAGCGCCCCGAGACCGTGGATTTGGAGGGGTTTAAGAGATTAACGGACCTTCTAATCCCAGGGGACGTCCATGCAGAGAATGTGGTTGTTGTTCCCCGCGTCGCGGAAAACCCCGGAGAGGGTGACACAGGGGTTTCCCGAGGCCAGTGA
- a CDS encoding helix-turn-helix transcriptional regulator, whose translation MTTINVKKEMGARIRALRKRKGLTQEDMASRCGLHWTYIGGLERGERNPTLTTLHRVAGGLGVPIGDLINTPSFKKAPTTDDAKEGKLLRLLRRKDPQSVDLAAGLVREVLRWRARYAVRPK comes from the coding sequence ATGACGACGATCAACGTAAAAAAAGAAATGGGCGCGCGCATCCGCGCCCTGCGCAAACGCAAAGGGTTGACCCAGGAAGACATGGCGAGCCGCTGCGGGTTGCATTGGACCTACATCGGCGGGCTCGAGCGCGGCGAACGCAACCCCACCCTCACCACCCTGCACCGCGTGGCGGGAGGCCTGGGCGTGCCCATCGGCGACCTGATCAACACCCCCTCTTTCAAGAAAGCCCCGACGACCGACGACGCGAAAGAAGGCAAATTGCTCCGCCTTCTGCGCCGCAAGGACCCCCAATCCGTCGACCTGGCCGCCGGCCTGGTTCGGGAAGTCCTGCGCTGGCGCGCGCGCTACGCCGTCCGCCCTAAATAA
- a CDS encoding CinA family nicotinamide mononucleotide deamidase-related protein, with amino-acid sequence MLSRGGGPRIELICVGSELLMGKLNTHGAYLSTVLEEAGTPLARETTVADDPADMAEVFAAAWRRSDVVLCAGGLGPTFDDVTRDVWARVLRRRLRFRPELLKTIRARFRRRGIPMPPANRRQAYLLSGARPLANEVGTAPGQRLDAGEKTLFLFPGPGSELKPMVARDLAPFLSGRGAPARRTRVWRLIGRPESAVDQRLRALFEGPGVAGTTWGILAHDGVVDVKITAVGATATGVEKSLAFWDGVLRREFGPDLFSEGAQSLAGALVSLLAERGETLALAESCTGGLAAKQLTDVPGSSRVFWGGVVAYDNRAKMKILGVPATLLKRSGAVSAAVARAMADGLRRRAAVDHALSVTGLAGPSGGTKRKPVGLVHAAWATRDHVRHWKKKFIGTRTEIRERAARWVLDALRRGLI; translated from the coding sequence GTGCTTTCCCGGGGCGGCGGTCCCCGGATCGAATTGATCTGCGTGGGGTCGGAACTCCTCATGGGCAAACTCAACACGCACGGGGCCTATCTGTCGACCGTGTTGGAGGAAGCGGGAACGCCGCTGGCCCGAGAAACCACCGTGGCCGACGACCCGGCCGATATGGCCGAAGTTTTTGCCGCCGCCTGGCGGCGGTCGGACGTGGTGTTGTGCGCGGGCGGGCTGGGCCCCACCTTCGATGACGTGACCCGCGACGTCTGGGCGCGGGTGCTGCGGCGGCGGCTGCGGTTCCGCCCCGAACTCCTAAAAACCATCCGCGCGCGCTTTCGCCGACGGGGGATCCCCATGCCCCCGGCAAACCGCCGGCAGGCTTACCTGTTGTCCGGCGCGCGGCCGCTCGCCAACGAGGTCGGCACCGCCCCCGGGCAACGACTCGACGCCGGGGAAAAAACGCTCTTCCTTTTTCCGGGCCCGGGGTCCGAATTGAAACCCATGGTGGCGCGGGATCTTGCGCCTTTCCTGTCGGGGCGCGGCGCGCCCGCGCGTCGCACCCGGGTGTGGCGCCTGATCGGCCGCCCGGAGAGCGCCGTCGACCAACGCCTGCGGGCTCTGTTCGAAGGGCCGGGGGTCGCCGGCACGACCTGGGGCATCCTGGCCCACGACGGCGTGGTGGACGTGAAAATCACAGCGGTCGGGGCGACCGCGACGGGGGTGGAAAAGTCGCTCGCGTTTTGGGACGGGGTTTTGCGGCGGGAGTTCGGACCGGACCTGTTCAGCGAAGGCGCCCAAAGTTTGGCCGGGGCGTTGGTGTCTCTCCTGGCCGAGCGCGGGGAGACCCTGGCCCTGGCGGAATCCTGCACCGGCGGGCTCGCGGCGAAACAATTGACGGACGTGCCGGGCAGTTCCCGCGTGTTTTGGGGGGGCGTGGTGGCCTACGACAACAGGGCCAAGATGAAAATTTTGGGGGTCCCGGCGACGCTTTTAAAGCGATCCGGCGCCGTGTCCGCGGCGGTCGCGCGCGCCATGGCCGACGGATTGCGCCGACGGGCGGCCGTCGACCACGCGCTCTCCGTCACGGGGCTGGCGGGGCCGTCGGGGGGCACCAAGCGAAAACCCGTGGGACTCGTGCACGCGGCCTGGGCCACCCGGGACCACGTGCGCCATTGGAAAAAAAAGTTTATCGGGACTCGAACGGAAATCCGGGAGCGGGCCGCGCGGTGGGTGTTGGACGCCCTGCGGCGGGGGCTTATTTAG
- a CDS encoding ABC transporter ATP-binding protein, with protein MLSVSGLRVSYGRKAEALHGVDFTVGPGEIVCLIGANGAGKSTLLKTLSGLLRPDAGTVTFAGERLDGRAGHLIAARGLVQVPEGRRIFPRLTVLENLEMGAFLRRDPAERRTSLERVTALFPVLGQRLGQAGGTLSGGEQQMLAIGRALMARPRLLMLDEPSMGLAPLVVDKIFSILRDIHREGTPLLLVEQNANEALRLAHRGYVIETGRLTHAGAAADLRRDPTVRNAYLGVA; from the coding sequence ATGCTTAGCGTGTCCGGGCTGCGGGTCTCCTACGGCCGCAAAGCCGAAGCGCTGCACGGCGTCGATTTTACCGTGGGACCCGGGGAGATCGTTTGCCTGATCGGCGCCAACGGCGCCGGCAAAAGCACCCTGCTCAAAACTCTCTCGGGGCTGTTGCGGCCCGACGCCGGGACGGTGACCTTCGCGGGCGAACGGTTGGACGGCCGAGCCGGGCACCTCATCGCGGCCCGCGGGCTGGTTCAGGTGCCCGAAGGGCGCCGCATTTTTCCGCGCCTGACGGTTTTGGAAAATTTGGAAATGGGCGCCTTCCTCCGCCGGGACCCCGCCGAGCGACGGACATCCCTCGAGCGGGTCACGGCGTTGTTCCCGGTGTTGGGCCAACGCCTCGGCCAGGCGGGCGGCACCCTCTCGGGCGGCGAACAACAAATGCTCGCCATCGGGCGCGCCCTCATGGCGCGGCCGCGCCTCTTGATGCTGGACGAGCCCTCCATGGGCCTGGCGCCGCTGGTCGTGGACAAAATATTTTCCATCCTGCGGGACATCCACCGGGAGGGCACCCCCCTCCTTCTCGTGGAACAAAACGCCAACGAGGCCCTGCGGTTGGCCCACCGGGGGTATGTGATTGAAACCGGGCGGCTGACCCACGCGGGGGCGGCCGCCGATCTTCGGCGGGACCCAACGGTAAGAAACGCCTATTTGGGGGTGGCGTGA
- a CDS encoding ABC transporter ATP-binding protein: MRLLAVRGLTKRFGGLTALENVDLTVDAGEIVSVIGPNGAGKTTFFNLLTGFYKPDGGRVEFSGERIDDLPAHRIVKRGLARTFQNIRLFPRMTALENVMVGRHCRTRSELWPALFRTRAFYREEREIRRTAEERLRAVGLEGQAHTPAQHLSYGDQRRLEIARALATEPRLLLLDEPNAGMNPRESLTLMETIRGLRREGVTILLIEHAMRVVMGVSDRVAVLDYGKKIAEGKPAEVRADPRVIEAYLGAGRSDA; encoded by the coding sequence ATGCGCCTCTTGGCCGTGCGGGGGCTCACGAAACGGTTCGGCGGATTGACCGCCCTGGAGAACGTCGATCTCACGGTGGACGCCGGGGAGATCGTGAGCGTCATCGGGCCCAACGGCGCTGGCAAGACGACCTTTTTCAACCTGTTGACCGGTTTTTACAAGCCCGACGGCGGTCGCGTGGAGTTTTCCGGCGAGCGCATCGACGACCTGCCCGCCCACCGCATCGTCAAGCGCGGCTTGGCCCGCACCTTCCAAAACATCCGCCTTTTCCCGCGCATGACGGCCTTGGAAAATGTGATGGTCGGCCGCCACTGCCGGACCCGCTCGGAGCTATGGCCGGCGCTCTTCCGCACCCGGGCGTTTTACCGCGAGGAACGGGAGATCCGACGCACCGCCGAAGAGCGGTTGCGCGCCGTGGGCCTCGAGGGCCAGGCCCACACCCCCGCCCAGCACCTGTCCTACGGCGATCAGCGCCGTCTCGAAATCGCCCGCGCTTTGGCCACGGAACCCCGCTTGCTTCTTCTGGATGAGCCCAACGCCGGCATGAACCCCCGCGAAAGCCTCACCCTCATGGAGACCATTCGCGGACTGCGTCGGGAGGGCGTGACGATCCTCCTCATCGAGCACGCCATGCGGGTCGTCATGGGCGTGTCGGACCGGGTGGCCGTCTTGGATTACGGGAAGAAAATCGCCGAGGGCAAACCGGCCGAGGTGCGGGCCGACCCCCGCGTCATCGAGGCCTATTTGGGGGCGGGGCGGTCCGATGCTTAG
- a CDS encoding branched-chain amino acid ABC transporter permease: MSQRKSKLLALGVGLAVLTALPLLIQNTSWGFVIRILGVMGLTGLLALGVNMVLGYVGLLDLGFMAFYAIGAYTTALLTLRGWSFWVCLPVSVALAMGVRALLGWPVLRLRDDYLAIVTLGFGEIARITLNNWDGLTNGPKGLSLMSSALVPPLRFFGMTLFSNTHFYYLILAFFALGLLVSWRLDRSRIGRAWIALREDELAAQAMGINGPKLKNLAFTLSAAYAGVAGAIFARWENFITPESFTFWESALLVATVVLGGRGSLLGVSLGVVLIVGLPEILRSDLFRWAGGIQAVNARYLIFGAILIVAAIFRPQGLWPRPADRVPRGK; encoded by the coding sequence ATGTCACAGAGAAAGTCTAAACTCCTCGCCCTCGGCGTCGGCCTCGCCGTCTTGACGGCGCTGCCTCTCTTGATTCAAAACACGTCCTGGGGGTTTGTGATCCGCATCCTGGGCGTCATGGGGCTCACCGGGCTGCTGGCCCTGGGGGTCAACATGGTTCTGGGGTACGTGGGCCTTTTGGATTTGGGGTTCATGGCGTTTTACGCCATCGGGGCCTACACGACGGCGCTCCTGACCCTGCGCGGGTGGAGCTTTTGGGTCTGTCTGCCCGTGAGCGTCGCCCTGGCCATGGGGGTGCGGGCCCTCTTGGGTTGGCCCGTGCTGCGCCTGCGCGATGATTATTTGGCCATCGTCACCCTGGGTTTCGGGGAAATCGCCCGCATCACCTTGAACAATTGGGACGGGTTGACCAACGGCCCCAAGGGGCTGAGTCTTATGTCTTCGGCACTCGTGCCTCCCCTTCGTTTTTTCGGGATGACGCTTTTTTCCAACACCCACTTTTACTATTTGATCCTCGCCTTTTTCGCCCTGGGGCTTCTGGTTTCCTGGCGGTTGGACCGCTCCCGCATCGGCCGCGCCTGGATCGCCCTGCGGGAGGACGAGCTCGCCGCCCAGGCCATGGGGATCAACGGCCCCAAATTAAAAAACCTCGCGTTCACGCTGTCGGCGGCCTACGCGGGCGTGGCCGGGGCCATATTCGCGCGGTGGGAAAATTTCATCACGCCGGAGTCCTTCACCTTTTGGGAATCGGCCCTCCTGGTCGCCACGGTGGTCCTGGGCGGGCGGGGATCGCTGCTGGGCGTTTCCCTCGGCGTGGTCTTGATCGTGGGGCTGCCCGAAATCCTGCGCTCGGACCTTTTCCGTTGGGCCGGGGGCATCCAAGCCGTGAACGCCCGCTATTTGATCTTCGGCGCGATTCTCATCGTGGCGGCGATTTTTCGGCCCCAGGGGTTGTGGCCCCGCCCCGCCGATCGCGTTCCGCGCGGAAAATAA
- a CDS encoding branched-chain amino acid ABC transporter permease — translation MTLALLLEQLLNGLTLGGIYALLALGYTLVYGVLRMINFAHSELFMGGAVVGWAVLSVFPGHGWIAVVLTFAVAMAAVGLFAVLLDRVAYAPLRRAPRLMPLISAIGASLVLQNAVFLWRDNQLPFPALVSVRPHALGPVSVTGLQVFIIATSVALMGLLTLFIQKTRLGKALRAVSQDAPTAELMGIPVDRLIALTFFIGGALGAAAGVLNGLYYGSVKYNMGFVPGVKAFTAAVLGGIGNVPGAMLGGFLLGLFEALGVAFLPEPAWKDVFAFGLLIGVLIFRPSGLLGEHVTEKV, via the coding sequence ATGACTCTCGCGTTGCTTCTGGAACAACTCCTGAACGGCCTCACCCTGGGGGGCATTTACGCCCTGCTGGCCTTGGGCTACACCCTGGTTTACGGGGTGCTGCGCATGATCAATTTCGCCCATTCGGAATTGTTCATGGGGGGCGCGGTCGTCGGGTGGGCGGTGTTGAGCGTGTTTCCCGGGCACGGTTGGATCGCGGTGGTCCTCACGTTCGCCGTCGCCATGGCGGCGGTGGGGCTCTTCGCGGTGCTCCTGGACCGGGTGGCCTACGCGCCTCTGCGCCGGGCGCCGCGCCTCATGCCGCTCATTTCCGCCATCGGGGCGTCCCTGGTTCTGCAAAACGCCGTTTTCCTCTGGCGCGACAACCAACTGCCCTTCCCGGCGTTGGTCTCCGTCCGGCCCCACGCCCTCGGGCCGGTGTCGGTCACGGGGCTCCAGGTTTTCATCATCGCCACGAGCGTCGCCCTCATGGGGTTGTTGACCCTGTTCATCCAAAAAACCCGTCTTGGCAAGGCCCTGCGGGCCGTTTCCCAGGACGCGCCCACGGCGGAGCTCATGGGCATTCCCGTCGATCGGCTGATCGCGCTCACGTTTTTCATCGGAGGGGCCCTCGGCGCGGCGGCCGGGGTGCTCAACGGTCTCTATTACGGTTCGGTCAAATACAACATGGGTTTCGTGCCCGGCGTCAAAGCCTTCACCGCGGCGGTGCTCGGCGGCATCGGCAACGTGCCGGGGGCGATGTTGGGGGGATTTTTGTTGGGCCTCTTTGAGGCTCTCGGCGTGGCCTTCCTGCCCGAACCCGCCTGGAAGGACGTTTTTGCCTTTGGGTTGTTGATCGGGGTCTTGATCTTCCGCCCGTCCGGGCTCCTGGGGGAACATGTCACAGAGAAAGTCTAA
- a CDS encoding M23 family metallopeptidase: protein MSRRIFSRSGRLLAAFLWSGCLAPAPPRRPSAAPPPAPALYGWPLFKPRILSPYGPRGRRFHVGLDLIQTRGGGDPILASRDGVVEEARVRRGYGKTVLLRHPDGWFTRYAHGRKLNVREGQRVARGDVLGWVGRTGRATTAHLHFEILKPNRKTVDPKPRLFPATSAPPKS from the coding sequence TTGTCCCGGCGGATTTTTAGTCGCTCCGGGCGGCTCCTCGCCGCCTTCCTTTGGTCGGGGTGCCTGGCGCCCGCCCCCCCCCGGCGTCCGTCCGCGGCGCCCCCGCCCGCCCCCGCCCTGTACGGTTGGCCCTTATTCAAACCCCGAATTCTTTCGCCCTACGGACCCCGGGGTCGCCGTTTCCACGTGGGCCTTGATTTGATTCAGACCCGGGGCGGCGGCGACCCCATTTTGGCCTCCCGGGACGGCGTGGTGGAGGAGGCCCGGGTTCGGCGCGGCTACGGAAAAACAGTGTTGCTCCGGCACCCGGACGGTTGGTTCACGCGGTACGCCCACGGGCGAAAATTAAATGTGCGCGAAGGCCAGCGGGTCGCCCGCGGTGACGTCCTCGGATGGGTCGGCCGCACGGGTCGGGCCACCACGGCCCATCTCCATTTTGAAATCTTGAAACCCAACCGCAAAACCGTCGATCCCAAGCCCCGGCTCTTCCCGGCGACGTCCGCCCCGCCAAAAAGTTAA
- a CDS encoding branched-chain amino acid ABC transporter substrate-binding protein has translation MKKIAALCALPFLLAACEKGPRAVKIAMALPLTGDVATLGQGIRRAALLAIEEARTAGRLPAVGVEVLEFDDRSDPKEAVNVANRIVSDPSVVAIIGHFNSGCSIPASRVYAQAGLPMMNAGSSNPELTRQQLSPQWRWPRVVFRANTTDDAQGTFAGELVFGKLKKKTALVVHDKTAYGQGIAEEFQKSYTALGGRALAFDGIQPGDKDFKALLTRLKGLKPEAIFYGGTFTEGALLLRQARELGFACPFVTGENSYDPDFIAIAGPGGEGAYVTYLGRPADLLPSAKIFVEKFQARYPGEPIRAYDHYGYEIANILIAALEKVGPDRGKIIGALQGLTYEGVLGTTTFDEKGDTLNKTISVFVVRKGQFVPADF, from the coding sequence ATGAAAAAAATTGCCGCTCTGTGCGCTTTGCCGTTCCTGTTGGCCGCCTGCGAAAAGGGGCCCCGCGCCGTGAAAATCGCCATGGCCTTGCCCCTGACGGGGGACGTGGCCACCCTCGGCCAAGGCATTCGACGGGCCGCGCTGCTCGCCATCGAAGAGGCCCGGACCGCCGGCCGACTGCCGGCGGTCGGCGTCGAGGTGCTTGAGTTCGACGACCGGTCGGACCCCAAGGAGGCGGTCAACGTCGCCAACCGCATCGTGTCCGACCCGTCGGTGGTGGCGATCATCGGCCACTTCAATTCGGGTTGCTCCATCCCGGCCTCCCGGGTGTACGCCCAGGCCGGCCTGCCCATGATGAACGCGGGCTCCTCGAACCCCGAACTCACCCGCCAGCAATTGTCGCCCCAATGGCGCTGGCCGCGGGTGGTGTTCCGCGCGAACACCACCGATGACGCCCAGGGCACTTTCGCCGGGGAATTGGTGTTTGGAAAGCTGAAGAAGAAAACCGCCCTGGTCGTCCACGACAAGACCGCCTACGGACAGGGCATCGCCGAGGAATTCCAAAAATCCTACACGGCGCTGGGCGGACGGGCGCTCGCCTTCGACGGGATCCAGCCCGGGGACAAGGATTTCAAGGCCCTGTTGACGCGTCTCAAAGGCTTGAAACCGGAAGCGATCTTTTACGGCGGCACCTTCACCGAGGGGGCCCTGCTCCTGCGCCAGGCCCGGGAACTCGGTTTCGCCTGCCCCTTCGTGACCGGGGAAAACAGTTACGACCCCGATTTCATCGCCATCGCGGGCCCCGGCGGCGAAGGGGCCTACGTGACTTACTTGGGCCGTCCCGCCGATCTCCTGCCCAGCGCCAAGATTTTTGTTGAAAAATTCCAGGCGCGCTACCCCGGGGAACCGATCCGGGCCTACGACCATTACGGTTACGAGATCGCGAACATTTTGATCGCCGCCCTGGAGAAAGTCGGTCCCGATCGGGGAAAAATCATCGGGGCGCTTCAGGGCCTGACGTACGAGGGGGTGTTGGGCACCACGACCTTCGATGAAAAAGGCGACACGCTGAACAAAACCATCAGCGTGTTCGTGGTCCGAAAAGGGCAGTTTGTCCCGGCGGATTTTTAG
- a CDS encoding threonine synthase: MKRAGLIERYRAYLPVTDKTPIVSLGEGSTPLIASCRAAEWAGAPGLRLFLKCEGMNPTGSFKDRGMTLAISKALEEGSRAVITASTGNTSAAAAAYAARAGLRCVVLIPDGGIALGKLSQAVMHGAGVFAVRGNFDDALAVVRRVGETQPLTIVNSINPYRIEGQKTGAFEIIDELGDAPEYHFIPVGNAGNITAYWKGYVEHHGRDPSRRRPKMMGWQAAGAAPIVNGAPVKDPKTLATAIKIGNPASWKGALAARDESGGHIGAVTDEEIVEAYQALARDGVFCEPASAASLAGVRAWARANPDFARSTATVVCVLTGHGLKDPDRALAVTPRPKTIDASVDALMRELAL, encoded by the coding sequence ATGAAGCGGGCCGGTCTCATTGAGCGGTACCGCGCCTATTTGCCGGTCACGGACAAAACCCCCATCGTGTCCCTGGGGGAAGGCAGCACGCCGCTGATCGCCTCCTGCCGCGCCGCCGAGTGGGCCGGCGCGCCGGGCCTGCGGCTCTTTTTGAAGTGCGAAGGCATGAACCCCACCGGGTCCTTCAAGGACCGCGGGATGACGCTGGCGATCTCGAAGGCGCTCGAGGAAGGGTCCCGGGCCGTCATCACGGCGTCCACCGGAAACACCTCGGCGGCGGCCGCCGCCTACGCCGCCCGCGCGGGGTTGCGCTGCGTGGTGCTCATTCCCGACGGCGGCATCGCCCTCGGCAAACTGTCCCAGGCCGTCATGCACGGGGCCGGGGTGTTCGCCGTGCGGGGGAATTTCGACGACGCGCTCGCGGTGGTCCGCCGGGTGGGCGAAACCCAGCCCCTCACCATCGTCAATTCCATCAACCCGTACCGGATCGAGGGGCAAAAGACCGGCGCCTTTGAGATCATCGACGAACTGGGCGACGCCCCCGAATACCATTTCATTCCGGTGGGCAACGCCGGCAACATCACCGCCTACTGGAAGGGTTACGTCGAACACCACGGCCGGGACCCAAGCCGCCGTCGGCCAAAAATGATGGGGTGGCAGGCCGCGGGAGCCGCCCCGATCGTGAACGGCGCGCCGGTCAAGGACCCGAAGACCCTCGCCACGGCCATCAAGATCGGCAACCCCGCTTCCTGGAAAGGGGCGCTGGCCGCGCGGGACGAATCGGGCGGGCACATCGGGGCCGTGACCGACGAAGAGATTGTGGAGGCCTACCAGGCGCTCGCCCGCGACGGCGTGTTTTGCGAGCCGGCCAGCGCGGCGTCCCTGGCGGGGGTTCGCGCCTGGGCCCGGGCCAACCCCGATTTCGCCCGATCGACCGCCACCGTCGTGTGCGTGCTCACGGGCCACGGCCTCAAGGACCCGGACCGGGCCCTGGCCGTGACCCCACGGCCCAAGACCATCGACGCGTCCGTGGACGCCCTGATGCGGGAGCTTGCCCTCTGA